In a genomic window of Candidatus Eisenbacteria bacterium:
- a CDS encoding AI-2E family transporter — MVDRIRFSRAFLVLLVVVISAAFLAMIRSFLLTLLLAAIFSGLAHPLYRRLLALFRGRRTAASLVTLALLVAVVVVPLIGLLGVVAGEAIQVSEEVSPWIGARFEEPGLLLRYLERVPVLQRLVPYRGEILQRAAALVGGAGQFLFNSLSAATRGTVSFLFQFFIMLYAMFFFLVDGGRLLDRILYYLPLDDCDERRMTEKFVSVTRATLKGTLLIGLVQGILAGVAFWIAGIDGPVFWGTVMTFLSVIPGVGTALVWLPAALILIATDRIGSGIFLILFCGLVVGSADNLLRPRVVGRDTQMHDLLIFLGTVGGLLFFGVLGFIIGPILTALFVTIWEIYGRAFRDELGHRERSET; from the coding sequence ATGGTCGATCGAATCCGTTTCAGTCGCGCCTTTTTAGTCCTTCTCGTCGTGGTGATCTCGGCGGCCTTCCTCGCCATGATCCGCTCCTTCCTGCTCACGCTCCTCCTCGCCGCGATCTTCAGCGGTCTCGCCCATCCGCTCTACAGGCGGCTGCTCGCCCTCTTCCGGGGGAGGAGAACCGCCGCGAGCCTGGTCACGCTGGCGCTGCTCGTCGCGGTGGTGGTGGTCCCCCTGATCGGGCTTCTCGGCGTGGTGGCCGGCGAGGCGATTCAGGTGAGCGAGGAGGTGAGCCCCTGGATCGGCGCCCGCTTCGAGGAGCCGGGGCTCCTCCTCCGTTATCTGGAGCGCGTGCCGGTGTTGCAACGACTCGTCCCCTACCGCGGCGAGATTTTGCAACGCGCGGCGGCGCTCGTCGGCGGCGCGGGCCAGTTTCTCTTCAACAGCCTTTCCGCCGCGACACGGGGGACGGTCTCCTTCCTCTTTCAGTTTTTCATTATGCTCTACGCCATGTTTTTCTTTCTCGTCGACGGCGGCCGTCTGCTGGACAGGATCCTGTACTACCTGCCGCTCGACGATTGCGACGAGAGGCGGATGACGGAGAAGTTCGTGAGCGTCACCCGGGCGACGCTGAAGGGGACGCTTCTGATCGGTTTGGTCCAGGGGATCCTCGCCGGCGTCGCCTTCTGGATCGCCGGCATCGACGGCCCCGTTTTCTGGGGAACGGTGATGACCTTCCTCTCCGTCATTCCCGGAGTCGGCACGGCGCTGGTCTGGCTGCCGGCGGCGCTGATCCTGATCGCCACGGACCGGATCGGATCGGGGATCTTTCTGATTCTCTTTTGCGGTCTCGTGGTCGGCAGCGCGGACAACCTGCTCCGCCCGCGGGTGGTCGGCAGGGACACGCAGATGCACGACCTGCTCATCTTCCTGGGAACCGTGGGCGGCCTGCTCTTCTTCGGCGTGCTCGGATTTATCATCGGGCCGATCCTGACCGCCCTTTTCGTGACGATATGGGAGATCTACGGTCGCGCTTTCCGGGACGAACTCGGTCACCGGGAGAGGTCGGAGACGTAG
- a CDS encoding S9 family peptidase — MATRTTRSRKKPITFADMMAVGRVSQPAVSPDGLRLAFTVSRPDPKENRTRQSIHLLDLETREVRELTPGPGNHGQPAWSPDGLRLAFVSDRDKEKGRQLWVMPADGGEARCVTSGYGGASQPVWAPDSRRVAFARRVVVSPDWKPGKGEKIDPAEGPSRARVFGLKNEKSSARVADELLFRHWDTWRDRRRNHVVVIDTVTGKMTDLTPVDADAPPISLGSERDIDWSPDGNEIAYVMNPDPVPARSTNNCVFAQTVKGIRAVGKARLLSDSKACDCHPRYAADGSLLLYLGMSVPGYEADKFRIKAYDRKSGETRVWLDRFDRSPDGFETIPGGGLLFQAQDRGRITLYRLDLSSGRIRQLTFGTYNGSFRTVPGRSAVIVTRETTATPADFWLLTPGAGIKPHLAPGPAPEEIPEDAGATAERLTRFGDALARVEMNEAEEFWYAGDGGTPIHGFLIRPPHPKPGKKVPLVLLIHGGPQGAFMDHFHYRWNSQMFAARGAAVAFLNPRGSTGYGKKLTDQISGDWGGRCYKDILLGVDHLLAAHSFLDRKRVAAAGASFGGFMVNWILGRTDRFRALVCHDGIFHAETMAYSTEELWFEEHEHGGMPHENRRGFLKYSPHLHVKNYKTPTLVVHGEQDFRCPLSEGLSLFTALQVMGVPSRFLCFPDEGHWVQQPANAEVWYEEVVGWLMKHLG, encoded by the coding sequence ATGGCGACGAGGACGACTCGATCCCGGAAAAAGCCGATTACCTTCGCGGACATGATGGCGGTGGGACGCGTTTCCCAGCCCGCCGTTTCCCCGGACGGGCTCCGTCTCGCCTTTACGGTGAGCCGGCCCGATCCGAAGGAGAATCGGACCCGCCAATCGATCCATCTGCTCGATCTGGAAACCCGCGAAGTGCGGGAGCTGACCCCGGGCCCAGGGAACCACGGACAGCCCGCCTGGTCGCCGGACGGGCTCCGCCTCGCTTTCGTCAGCGACCGGGACAAGGAGAAAGGACGCCAGCTCTGGGTCATGCCGGCGGACGGCGGTGAAGCGCGTTGCGTGACAAGCGGTTATGGGGGCGCGTCCCAGCCTGTCTGGGCGCCGGACTCGAGGCGCGTCGCCTTCGCGCGGCGGGTGGTGGTCTCGCCGGATTGGAAGCCCGGAAAGGGGGAGAAGATCGACCCGGCCGAGGGGCCTTCCCGGGCCCGCGTCTTCGGCCTCAAGAACGAAAAGTCCTCCGCGCGGGTCGCCGACGAGCTTTTGTTTCGGCACTGGGACACCTGGCGCGACCGCCGTCGCAACCACGTGGTCGTGATCGACACCGTGACGGGGAAGATGACGGACCTCACTCCCGTCGACGCGGACGCGCCGCCGATCTCGCTCGGCTCCGAGCGAGACATCGACTGGAGCCCGGACGGGAACGAGATCGCCTATGTGATGAATCCGGATCCCGTGCCGGCCCGCTCCACGAATAACTGCGTTTTCGCCCAAACGGTGAAGGGAATCCGCGCCGTCGGGAAGGCGAGGCTCCTCTCCGATTCGAAGGCCTGCGATTGCCATCCGCGATACGCCGCCGACGGCTCGCTCCTCTTGTACCTCGGCATGAGCGTCCCCGGTTACGAGGCGGACAAGTTTCGGATCAAGGCGTACGACAGGAAGAGCGGCGAAACCCGCGTCTGGCTCGACCGCTTCGACAGGAGCCCGGACGGGTTCGAGACGATCCCGGGCGGCGGCCTCCTCTTCCAAGCCCAGGACCGCGGCCGGATCACGCTCTACAGACTCGATCTCTCCTCCGGGCGGATCCGCCAGCTCACCTTCGGAACGTACAATGGGTCCTTCCGGACCGTGCCGGGGCGGAGCGCGGTGATCGTCACCCGCGAGACGACCGCAACCCCCGCCGATTTCTGGCTCCTCACGCCCGGCGCGGGGATCAAGCCCCATCTGGCGCCCGGGCCGGCGCCGGAGGAGATCCCGGAGGACGCCGGCGCGACCGCGGAGCGCCTCACCCGCTTCGGCGACGCGCTCGCGCGCGTGGAGATGAACGAGGCGGAGGAGTTCTGGTACGCCGGGGACGGCGGGACGCCGATTCACGGTTTCCTGATCCGGCCGCCCCACCCGAAGCCGGGGAAGAAGGTCCCGCTCGTTCTGCTCATCCACGGCGGCCCGCAGGGCGCCTTCATGGACCATTTCCATTACCGGTGGAATTCGCAGATGTTCGCCGCCCGCGGCGCGGCGGTCGCCTTCCTGAACCCGAGGGGTTCCACCGGCTACGGGAAGAAGCTGACCGACCAGATCTCGGGCGATTGGGGGGGGCGCTGCTACAAGGACATCCTTCTCGGCGTCGACCATCTGCTCGCCGCTCATTCCTTCCTGGACCGAAAGCGGGTGGCCGCGGCGGGGGCGAGCTTCGGAGGGTTCATGGTCAACTGGATCCTCGGACGAACCGACCGTTTCCGGGCGCTGGTCTGCCATGACGGGATCTTTCATGCCGAGACGATGGCCTACAGCACCGAGGAGCTTTGGTTCGAGGAGCACGAGCACGGCGGCATGCCCCACGAAAACCGGCGCGGATTCCTGAAGTACAGTCCCCATTTACACGTAAAAAATTACAAGACGCCCACGCTGGTCGTGCACGGCGAGCAGGATTTCCGCTGTCCCCTTTCGGAAGGGCTCTCTCTCTTCACCGCCCTGCAGGTGATGGGCGTTCCCTCTCGGTTCCTCTGCTTCCCCGACGAAGGACACTGGGTCCAGCAGCCGGCGAACGCCGAGGTGTGGTATGAGGAGGTCGTCGGCTGGTTGATGAAGCACCTCGGCTGA
- a CDS encoding SpoIIE family protein phosphatase, protein MEQGPYRTLMVIVFATVLAYTGAFLAREYTKLDHFVHTGDIWSFLILDDERTAMYTEVDRNDFRAPPYPAAGDSLVAIGGLPATRTNYFRFFNTETPPGREVPVRFKHDGQTLENTVVTRSIPRGLQVRIISLFLLRVLITVALILVGFWAFLRRPGSGAVRALALFCYTMALNMITDRNILAEAYASFELPRQDALFVGFSLFALFAPAFWLKLQLLFPETNHFYEKHRLRANALIFLPAVLFAVLIPLSRSGRIGLPIPGAVPVYNLLFIGLGYALLIRNHVRADNFLVRRQTRLVIWGAGPGLLLSVGRATANLIDPNLEAGWDTATNLSVLNASYLLILLIPIAFAWAFGRYRLLEVEARVRRGTRFLLVNALLLAAFLGIVYLFGEFLLNVLSVDARAPTLVVGLMLALGYVPTQRKLRPFLEKRFYPERVRMRALLRDFLQSAEKTTDAGNFWEELGEKLTRGLGAEKVRPVIRRERNLYRVLEGDRSEPFPDMPDLFEMLRSSDHPVLMDEMIASERIEIRDEHREWFAENRAAVLVPLATQSGLTGFLYLGPKRNGEDYAPEELDLLRSLAAQIALAAENIELLEQKIEKEKLEEQLSLARRIQEGLLPRNLPETPGLHIAARIRFCLNVAGDYYDVISLSGGRTLLAIGDVAGKGVGAALLMSNLQASLRSMKDVGIGLPEIMARINSLIYENTPPELFITLFVAIFDPARRSLVYVNAGHNCPVLVRSSGGVELLSEGGLLIGVMPEATYREERIDLAEGDRLVMFTDGASEATNSRDEEFGEERIARLVTENLALPPVQILEMLEREVLLHRGGEGALADDFTLVAAAPRAA, encoded by the coding sequence ATGGAACAGGGTCCTTATCGCACTCTTATGGTGATCGTCTTCGCGACGGTGCTCGCCTACACCGGGGCGTTTCTCGCCCGGGAGTACACCAAGCTGGACCATTTCGTTCACACCGGCGATATCTGGAGTTTTCTGATTCTCGACGACGAGCGGACCGCGATGTACACGGAGGTGGACCGGAACGACTTTCGTGCCCCGCCCTACCCGGCCGCCGGAGACTCCCTCGTCGCGATCGGCGGGCTCCCGGCGACGCGCACCAACTACTTCCGCTTCTTCAACACCGAAACGCCCCCGGGACGGGAGGTGCCGGTTCGTTTCAAACACGACGGACAGACCCTGGAGAACACCGTGGTGACACGCTCCATCCCGCGGGGACTGCAGGTGCGCATCATCAGCCTCTTCCTCCTCCGCGTGCTGATCACGGTGGCGTTGATCCTGGTCGGCTTCTGGGCGTTCCTCCGCCGTCCCGGCTCGGGCGCGGTCCGCGCACTCGCCCTCTTCTGTTACACCATGGCGCTCAACATGATCACGGACCGGAACATCCTGGCCGAGGCGTACGCCTCCTTCGAGCTCCCCAGACAGGACGCTCTTTTCGTCGGCTTCTCCCTTTTCGCGCTCTTCGCGCCCGCGTTCTGGCTCAAGCTACAGCTCCTCTTTCCGGAGACGAACCATTTCTACGAAAAACACCGCCTCCGGGCGAACGCGCTCATCTTTCTCCCCGCCGTACTCTTCGCCGTCCTGATCCCCCTCTCCCGCTCCGGGCGCATCGGCCTCCCCATCCCCGGCGCGGTCCCGGTTTACAACCTGCTCTTCATCGGTCTCGGGTACGCGCTGCTGATCCGGAATCACGTCCGCGCGGACAACTTCCTCGTCCGCCGGCAGACCCGCCTGGTGATCTGGGGCGCCGGCCCCGGCCTGCTCCTCTCCGTCGGGCGGGCGACGGCGAACCTGATCGACCCGAACCTGGAAGCGGGATGGGACACGGCGACCAACCTCTCGGTGCTGAACGCGAGCTATCTGCTCATCCTTCTCATCCCGATCGCCTTCGCTTGGGCCTTCGGCCGCTACCGGCTTCTCGAGGTGGAGGCCCGGGTCCGCCGGGGGACGCGTTTTCTCCTCGTGAACGCGCTCCTGCTGGCGGCGTTTCTCGGCATCGTGTATCTCTTCGGCGAGTTCCTTCTGAACGTGCTGAGCGTGGACGCCCGGGCGCCCACCCTCGTGGTGGGCCTCATGCTCGCCCTCGGTTACGTGCCGACGCAGCGCAAGCTGCGCCCCTTCCTGGAGAAACGCTTTTATCCGGAGAGGGTGCGGATGCGGGCGCTCCTCCGCGATTTCCTGCAGTCCGCCGAGAAGACCACCGACGCCGGCAATTTCTGGGAAGAGCTGGGGGAAAAGCTCACACGCGGCCTGGGCGCCGAGAAGGTGCGCCCCGTGATCCGGCGCGAGAGGAATCTCTACCGCGTTTTGGAGGGGGATCGCTCCGAGCCCTTCCCGGACATGCCCGACCTTTTCGAGATGCTCCGCTCGTCGGACCATCCCGTCCTGATGGACGAGATGATCGCCAGCGAACGCATCGAGATCCGCGATGAACATCGCGAATGGTTCGCGGAGAACCGCGCCGCGGTGCTCGTTCCCCTGGCGACGCAGAGCGGGCTGACGGGCTTCCTCTATCTCGGCCCCAAGAGAAACGGCGAGGACTACGCGCCGGAGGAGCTGGACCTGCTCCGTTCGCTCGCCGCGCAGATCGCGCTCGCCGCGGAGAACATCGAGCTGCTGGAGCAGAAAATCGAGAAGGAGAAGCTGGAGGAACAGCTCAGCCTGGCCCGCCGGATCCAAGAGGGGCTTCTTCCCCGCAACCTGCCGGAGACGCCCGGGTTGCACATCGCCGCGCGGATCCGTTTCTGCCTCAACGTGGCGGGCGATTATTACGACGTGATTTCCCTCTCCGGGGGACGCACCCTTCTCGCCATCGGCGACGTGGCCGGCAAGGGAGTGGGCGCGGCGCTCCTCATGTCCAACCTGCAGGCGTCGCTCCGCTCGATGAAAGACGTGGGGATCGGCTTGCCGGAGATCATGGCGCGGATCAACTCGTTGATCTACGAGAACACGCCCCCGGAACTCTTCATCACCCTATTCGTGGCGATTTTCGACCCCGCGCGGAGATCCCTCGTCTACGTGAACGCGGGACACAACTGTCCCGTATTGGTGAGAAGCAGCGGTGGTGTGGAGCTCCTCTCCGAGGGAGGGCTCCTGATCGGCGTGATGCCCGAAGCCACCTATCGGGAGGAGAGGATCGACCTCGCCGAGGGGGACCGGCTCGTCATGTTCACCGACGGCGCGAGTGAGGCGACCAACTCGCGGGACGAGGAGTTCGGCGAGGAACGGATCGCCCGGCTCGTGACGGAGAATCTCGCGCTCCCGCCCGTGCAGATCCTCGAGATGCTGGAGCGGGAGGTGCTTCTGCACCGCGGCGGCGAGGGCGCGCTCGCGGACGACTTCACCCTCGTCGCGGCCGCTCCCCGCGCCGCCTGA
- a CDS encoding mechanosensitive ion channel family protein: MEHLHLERIILGNSISDWLIVIVAALFTVPALRGVKALVRRHYGAGGADAASPVNDLVGGILSRTRYTLLTILAFTATTLLLSLPQRIADWITSIAAIALLIQLAIWADGILDFAIRHRRGADPAEATTLGVLRFTGRVILFSITLLLVLDNIPGVQVTTLIASLGIGGIAVALAVQNILSDLFASLSIALDKPFVIGDFIIVGEQMGTVEKTGLKTTRVRSLSGEQLVFSNTDLLSSRIRNFKRMSERRVLFGFGVIYGTPADKLRAIPGMVREIVEARQGVRFDRAHFKAFGESSLDFEIVYYMLTPDYNAYMDTQQAINLALFERFTREGIDFAFPTRTLHAGEGWESRPARAVDPKSDLRPGGDTEPRGSA; the protein is encoded by the coding sequence ATGGAGCACCTGCACCTGGAACGCATCATTCTCGGAAACTCGATTTCGGACTGGCTGATCGTAATCGTCGCGGCGCTGTTCACGGTGCCGGCGCTGCGAGGGGTGAAAGCGCTCGTCCGGCGGCACTACGGCGCGGGCGGCGCGGACGCCGCCTCGCCGGTGAACGACCTTGTCGGCGGCATCCTCTCCCGCACGCGCTACACCCTCCTGACGATCCTCGCCTTTACCGCGACCACCCTTCTGCTCTCCCTCCCGCAGCGGATCGCGGACTGGATCACCTCCATCGCGGCGATCGCCCTTCTGATTCAGCTCGCCATCTGGGCGGACGGCATTCTCGATTTCGCGATCCGCCATCGCCGGGGCGCCGATCCCGCCGAGGCGACCACCCTCGGCGTGCTCCGCTTCACGGGACGCGTCATCCTTTTCTCCATCACGCTCCTCCTCGTTCTCGACAACATCCCGGGCGTGCAGGTGACCACGCTGATCGCCAGCCTCGGCATCGGCGGCATCGCCGTGGCGCTCGCGGTGCAGAACATCCTTTCGGATCTCTTCGCGTCCCTCTCCATCGCCCTGGACAAGCCCTTCGTGATCGGCGATTTCATCATCGTCGGCGAGCAGATGGGCACGGTGGAGAAAACCGGCCTCAAGACGACCCGCGTGCGGAGCCTCTCCGGCGAGCAGCTGGTCTTTTCCAACACCGACCTCCTCTCGAGCCGGATTCGCAATTTCAAGCGGATGAGCGAGAGGCGGGTGCTCTTCGGTTTCGGCGTGATCTACGGAACGCCGGCCGATAAGCTGCGCGCCATCCCGGGAATGGTGAGGGAGATCGTAGAGGCTCGGCAGGGAGTCCGTTTCGACAGGGCCCACTTTAAAGCCTTCGGCGAGTCGTCCCTCGACTTCGAGATCGTCTATTACATGCTGACGCCGGACTACAACGCCTACATGGACACCCAACAGGCGATCAATCTGGCCCTTTTCGAACGATTCACCCGCGAAGGGATCGATTTCGCCTTCCCGACGCGGACCCTACACGCCGGCGAAGGCTGGGAATCCCGGCCCGCGCGCGCCGTCGATCCGAAGAGCGATCTCCGTCCCGGCGGGGACACGGAGCCCCGAGGATCCGCCTAG
- the glgP gene encoding alpha-glucan family phosphorylase: MRDCRIAYFSMELALKTNIPTYSGGLGVLAGDTIRSAADLGVPLLAVTLLHRKGYLYQRLDAEGNQTEEPVEWVVEDFLTETPARVSVTIGGRQVAVRAWRYDVKGVTGSTVPVFLLDTDLPENDEQDRELTNRLYGGDTRYRFSQEIVLGIGGVRMLRALGCENVQRFHMNEGHAALLTLELLDEEARRAGRERLVREDIDKVREMCVFTTHTPVPAGHDQFPLDMVAELLGPHDIFRELKGEFSLDVMHQVLKVKDHGFDTGKIPAEGEALNMTYLALNLSGYVNGVAKRHGELSRLMFAGYHVEAITNGVHAATWVSEPFGKLYDESIPGWREDNFSLRSALAIPNDRLWAAHAEAKETLLQRVNRETNVGMDVAHLTLGFARRATGYKRADLLFSDMDRLARIVAERGPIQIVYAGKAHPKDETGKELIRRIFRAMEALKGRIKIAYLANYDMALGLLMTSGVDIWLNTPQPPNEASGTSGMKAALNGVPSLSVLDGWWIEGCIEGITGWSIGRDGVTGNIQDSTRDADDLYAKLEKTVLPWFYDDRNRFINVMRHTVALNGSFFNTQRMVQQYVVNAYL; the protein is encoded by the coding sequence ATGCGGGACTGCCGAATCGCCTACTTCTCCATGGAGCTGGCGCTCAAGACGAACATCCCCACCTACAGCGGCGGCCTCGGCGTGCTCGCCGGGGACACCATCCGCTCCGCCGCAGACCTCGGCGTACCGCTGTTGGCCGTCACGCTGCTCCATCGGAAGGGCTATCTCTACCAGCGTCTCGACGCCGAGGGAAATCAGACCGAGGAACCGGTGGAATGGGTGGTGGAGGATTTCCTCACCGAAACACCGGCGCGCGTTTCCGTGACCATCGGCGGGCGGCAGGTCGCCGTCCGGGCCTGGCGTTACGACGTGAAAGGGGTGACCGGCTCGACGGTCCCGGTCTTCCTTCTCGACACGGATCTCCCCGAAAACGACGAACAGGACCGGGAACTCACCAACCGCCTCTACGGCGGGGACACCCGCTACCGCTTCAGCCAGGAGATCGTGCTCGGCATCGGCGGCGTGCGGATGCTGCGCGCACTCGGCTGCGAGAATGTGCAACGCTTTCACATGAACGAGGGCCACGCGGCCCTGCTTACGTTGGAACTGCTCGATGAGGAAGCGCGCCGTGCGGGGCGCGAACGGCTGGTCCGGGAAGACATCGACAAGGTCCGTGAGATGTGCGTCTTCACCACCCACACGCCGGTCCCCGCCGGCCACGATCAGTTTCCACTCGACATGGTGGCGGAGTTGCTCGGTCCTCACGACATTTTCCGGGAACTCAAGGGAGAATTTTCCCTCGACGTGATGCACCAGGTTCTCAAAGTGAAGGATCACGGATTCGACACGGGCAAGATCCCCGCCGAAGGCGAAGCCCTCAACATGACCTATCTCGCCCTCAATCTGAGCGGCTACGTGAACGGAGTGGCGAAGCGCCACGGCGAACTCTCCCGGCTGATGTTCGCCGGCTACCACGTGGAGGCGATCACCAACGGCGTTCACGCCGCAACCTGGGTGAGCGAGCCCTTCGGAAAATTGTACGACGAGTCGATCCCGGGATGGCGGGAGGACAACTTCAGCCTGCGCTCGGCGCTGGCGATCCCGAACGACCGCCTCTGGGCGGCCCACGCCGAAGCCAAGGAGACTCTTCTCCAACGTGTCAACCGCGAGACCAACGTGGGGATGGACGTAGCCCACCTCACCCTCGGCTTCGCTCGGCGCGCCACCGGATATAAACGCGCCGATCTCCTCTTCTCCGACATGGACCGTCTCGCGCGGATCGTCGCCGAGCGGGGGCCGATCCAGATCGTCTACGCCGGGAAAGCACACCCCAAGGACGAGACCGGCAAGGAACTGATCCGGCGTATCTTCCGCGCAATGGAGGCGCTTAAGGGACGAATCAAAATCGCCTACCTGGCGAACTACGACATGGCCCTCGGCCTGCTGATGACCTCCGGCGTGGACATCTGGCTCAACACGCCGCAACCGCCGAACGAAGCGTCCGGCACGAGCGGAATGAAGGCGGCGCTGAACGGCGTTCCTTCGCTCAGCGTGCTCGACGGCTGGTGGATCGAGGGTTGCATCGAGGGGATCACCGGCTGGAGCATCGGCCGGGACGGCGTCACCGGGAACATCCAGGACTCGACGCGCGACGCGGACGATCTCTACGCCAAGCTGGAGAAGACCGTGCTTCCCTGGTTCTACGACGACCGGAACCGCTTCATCAACGTGATGCGCCACACCGTCGCCCTGAACGGCTCTTTCTTTAACACGCAAAGAATGGTTCAGCAATACGTAGTGAACGCCTACCTGTGA
- a CDS encoding class I SAM-dependent methyltransferase, with translation MSEGKPADGGAVERILGGWRYFGHPIRPGAAEIAAVERRLAEIERPRTLALGATPELVDLAIGRNARRVVLIDWNEDAAEAMRRLASRDWSGVERIVSDWREPRKELEGGFDAAIGDGTFTFMRFPEDWRLLFGILARYIVPGGLIATRELFLPPEPFDFPSRVDAALERYEAEAPEAEPERRFILFRNMLAELRMGSVLAATDGGGRVDSAARAAWHERLGKDLAHRYPDGDPAMAVDAVFGERSKARPMEAISTITTGEAEKLIGELGFRMESNDPIGSAPAPGALRLMVARRV, from the coding sequence ATGAGCGAAGGAAAACCGGCGGACGGCGGCGCGGTCGAGCGGATCCTCGGGGGTTGGCGCTATTTCGGACACCCGATCCGTCCCGGCGCGGCGGAGATCGCCGCGGTGGAGCGGCGGCTCGCGGAGATCGAACGGCCGAGAACCCTCGCCCTCGGGGCGACGCCGGAGCTGGTGGACCTCGCGATCGGTCGAAACGCCCGGCGGGTCGTCCTCATCGATTGGAACGAGGACGCCGCCGAGGCGATGCGGCGCCTCGCCTCGCGGGACTGGTCCGGCGTGGAGAGGATCGTCTCCGATTGGCGCGAGCCCCGAAAAGAGCTGGAAGGCGGCTTCGACGCCGCCATCGGCGACGGCACGTTCACCTTCATGCGTTTCCCGGAGGACTGGCGGCTTCTCTTCGGCATCCTGGCGCGATACATCGTCCCCGGCGGCTTGATCGCCACGCGCGAGCTTTTCCTTCCGCCCGAACCCTTCGATTTCCCGTCGCGCGTCGACGCGGCGCTCGAACGATACGAGGCGGAGGCGCCCGAGGCCGAGCCGGAGCGCCGTTTCATTCTTTTCCGAAACATGCTGGCGGAGTTGCGGATGGGGTCCGTGCTCGCCGCCACGGACGGCGGCGGCCGCGTGGACTCGGCGGCGCGGGCGGCTTGGCACGAACGCCTGGGGAAAGATCTCGCACACCGCTACCCGGACGGGGATCCGGCGATGGCGGTGGACGCGGTCTTCGGCGAACGATCGAAGGCGCGCCCCATGGAAGCCATATCGACGATCACCACCGGAGAAGCCGAAAAGCTGATCGGGGAACTCGGTTTCCGGATGGAGTCGAACGATCCGATCGGGAGCGCCCCCGCGCCCGGCGCTCTCCGCCTCATGGTCGCCCGCCGCGTCTGA
- a CDS encoding DUF4097 family beta strand repeat protein yields the protein MKRLTQTAGWIGGLVLLLALFAGDASADRPVDETRALDGDGRLEIEILSGSVHVIGWNKKEVRIEGELEDDVEELEIDGDAKRLSVRVVLLENRRTNEGDAYLTLHVPERCVVDFSAISADLEVRDFLGGLIVESVSGEVDVEGKMNEAEVEAVSGNVRLKGSGGRFRVETVSGDIELDRFEGGADLHSTSGDVRVLAAGGIDRLRVETLSGDMFFHGKFAGEGTYRFQSHSGDVTLEIEGDTKASFDVQTFSGDIDNDFGSDGRRTSRYTSGRELNFTTGGGGADVRIETFSGDVSIEKN from the coding sequence ATGAAAAGGTTGACCCAAACGGCCGGATGGATCGGCGGGTTGGTCCTGCTGCTCGCGCTCTTCGCCGGCGACGCTTCGGCGGATCGCCCCGTGGACGAGACGCGCGCGCTCGACGGCGACGGCCGGCTGGAAATCGAGATTCTCTCCGGGTCCGTCCACGTGATCGGCTGGAACAAGAAAGAGGTTCGCATCGAGGGAGAGCTGGAGGACGACGTCGAGGAGCTCGAAATCGACGGCGACGCGAAGCGGTTGTCCGTCCGGGTGGTCTTGCTCGAAAACAGGCGGACCAACGAAGGGGACGCCTATCTGACGCTTCACGTCCCGGAGCGATGTGTGGTCGATTTCTCCGCGATCAGCGCCGACCTGGAGGTGCGGGATTTCCTGGGCGGGCTGATCGTCGAGAGCGTGAGCGGCGAGGTCGACGTCGAGGGGAAGATGAATGAGGCGGAGGTGGAGGCGGTCAGCGGGAACGTAAGGCTCAAAGGGAGCGGCGGGCGCTTTCGCGTGGAAACCGTCTCGGGCGACATCGAGCTGGACCGTTTCGAGGGAGGGGCGGACCTCCATTCCACGAGCGGGGATGTCCGCGTTCTGGCCGCCGGCGGGATCGATCGGTTGCGGGTCGAGACCTTGTCGGGGGACATGTTCTTCCATGGAAAATTCGCCGGGGAAGGGACGTACCGTTTCCAATCGCACAGCGGCGACGTGACCCTGGAAATCGAGGGGGACACCAAGGCGTCTTTCGACGTGCAGACCTTCAGCGGGGATATCGACAATGATTTCGGCTCCGACGGGCGCCGGACGAGCCGCTACACTTCGGGGCGCGAGCTGAACTTCACCACCGGCGGCGGCGGCGCGGACGTGCGGATCGAGACCTTCAGCGGCGACGTGAGCATCGAGAAAAACTAG